ATAGACCGATGCCCCCCAGAAACACCCCCCGGGTGCCGTAGGCGTCGCACATCCGCCCGCTGATGAGTGTGAAAGTGGCTAGCACCAGGGCGTAGACCGTGATGACCCACTGCAGCTGGCTGACGGCCGCGCCGAACTCGGCCTGGATGGCGGGCAGGGAAATACTCACGGTGCGGCCCATGAAGGCCGCCATGCCGCTCACCAGGATGGTAGCGGCGAGGACGCCCGCCCCACGGGCACTTCTGATGGCGACGCGCTGCACGGCAGTGCACCTAACTTATGGCGCTGAGGGGCTGGAGAGGGGGGCAATTGGAGCGCCGCCGCGCTACCCCCAAAAAAAGTCTGCAATATTTTCCCGCCCAATCCGTCTAGCTAAGTATGACAACTACAATACCCGCCTCTATGCGTAGCTTCGCCGCCAGCCATGGCACTCTCTATGGAGCCGGCCCCATGACCGCCGCTGAGGCCCACCGCCGCGGCCGCATCGACCGCCTGGTGCGCACCTACCGCGAGCGCCTGCTGGCCTTCATCCGCTGGCTGGCCCCCTCGCGCAGGGACTCCGAGGACATCCTCCAGGATGTGCTGCTGCAGCTCACCGTCAGTTACGATGAGATTGTGTCACTGGGGGACATTTCGGCCTGGCTCTTCCGGGTGGCCCGCAACCGGGTCACCGACCTGGCCCGTAAGCCCGGACTGGGCCGGCAGGTGGAGCTGGACGACGCGGGTGAGGACTACCTGCTGGACGAGCTACTGCCCGACCTGTCCCAGAATCCCGAGCGTCGCTTCGCCCGCGCCGAGGTCGCCGCCACCATCGAGGCTGCCCTGGACGATTTGCCCGCGCCCCAGCGCGACGTCTTCATCTGGCATGAGTTGCAGGGGCTGAGCTACGCCGAGATGGCCGCCCTGACCGGCGAACCGGTCACCACGCTCCTCTCGCGCAAACATTACGCTGTGCTGTCCTTAAGGACTGCGCTAGACGATCTGAAATCAATAACGCTATAGAAGGAACTCAAACATGCATTACGCTGGCAAATTCACACGTTCACCCCTGCGCATAGCCGGGTCTATTGCCGTGATCGTCATCGCCTTTGGGGGCGTGACAATGCTGCTCTGGAACTGGCTGGTGCCCCCCATTTTTGACGGTCCCTACATCACCTTCCTACAGGCCCTGGGCCTGCTGGCGCTCGGCAAAATTCTGCTCAGCCACGGGCGGCCATGGGGTCGCTGGGGCCACTACGGCTGGCGGGAGCGGCTCCACGAGCATATGCAGGAGGGGCATCCTGGCGAG
The genomic region above belongs to Candidatus Neomarinimicrobiota bacterium and contains:
- a CDS encoding RNA polymerase sigma factor, with protein sequence MTAAEAHRRGRIDRLVRTYRERLLAFIRWLAPSRRDSEDILQDVLLQLTVSYDEIVSLGDISAWLFRVARNRVTDLARKPGLGRQVELDDAGEDYLLDELLPDLSQNPERRFARAEVAATIEAALDDLPAPQRDVFIWHELQGLSYAEMAALTGEPVTTLLSRKHYAVLSLRTALDDLKSITL